The Podospora pseudocomata strain CBS 415.72m chromosome 1 map unlocalized CBS415.72m_1, whole genome shotgun sequence genome has a segment encoding these proteins:
- a CDS encoding uncharacterized protein (EggNog:ENOG503NWH5; COG:T): MGAGTTLSAAVGAGGTAEFSEPSHQTPRLPPTCGTDDASTTATEDLDLLESIKEVLDADSRPTFVLDLDPDDPLPITPIDSTGSPTARAKVLLPVFCNVALRLYEQLYDGLIGLDAQGLPPEQEPQDASFDEFKRWATGVTAHDDSKDVFPLSFLYGDLLWTGSTVRKRWRLISGNRLWRAAEVASPVGDLSSGAPAEVATGGFVAEHSLKAASQKAPPSERPTDTSLPVSGTTIAVRYSKQKSGRPPPKSFFSTRQTPAGSSDDTTKSSASITLAAPEKSVADWTCPEPRGVLSAHLQYARTVNWAITPLGPMEKWSPEFKQTANLCMNNPHPAALFWGSELTMLYNEAYATEVAGNKHPSLMGTGFSGPFSELWDYLRPIFAECARTGISVRKEDDYLPIDRHGLLEETFFSWSFTPMYGGTDRILGFYNAPFETTKQVINRRRMHTINKIGERTAQAKAVKQFWKFVLEGLQDNERDVPFALLYSVGDGEGEDNDHSSMSSGSTISLKTCHLEGSIGVPDGHMAAPTHLDLKRSREGFVPSFREAMRTREPTLLHTRDGTLPEVLLEGINWRGFGDPCREAVIFPVRPTNGDAVLAFLVLGVNPRRPYNDEYKAFTSMLNRQLATSLASVILFEDETRRSRDAAEAAALEKEQLTQQLNLQASRYRRMTELSPLGMFLISPEGVLREANDRFFEMTGHTRDNNSQYEMSWLDIMVEESANTMREGWERLVKDHLPWSGELKLRKPRINPALETNEPMDSWVLFSAHAELSHDGTVRSVMGSITDISHLKWAQGLQNRRLQEAEETRRQQNEFIDITSHEMRNPLTAILQCADDILSALGAGDNQYQGTEATYRGIGNASSVTSQTIQSCIDAAQTIALCVQHQKSIVDDILTISKLDSNLLLLTPVPCQPKLLLRRAVKMFEPELQAKKIEVSFDIRETSLTGLSVDWVAMDPSRVLQVLINLLTNAIKFTAPAKDKRLITVALDASLNPPDARLIPGFQYVPVSFKAAAGGYVDSKTSALSPEDEMPDATVPVPSSELYLYFHVQDSGCGLTHEEKQILFQRFKQASPRTHAQYGGSGLGLFISKRLAELHGGQIGVASEAGVGSVFGFFVKVRRAAPSPVSREEEDAFLAAVGPMERHLHPVGERNTSLLSSEAVKQEGKGYSGVSSAEFSSGASLVGSMAPEAAPARPQPFSRIASDVSSTFDPKQLDILVVEDNLINQRVLVRQLKQYGCNTVGVANDGLEALAFLEKTHFCRTSEENPGQDLSVILMDLEMPNMDGLTCVREIRKWQQEGKVTKGKHVPVIAVTANVRDEQVATARKSGMDDVVSKPFRIKDLMKKIEVLLGQDLAGPQAQPEHA; this comes from the coding sequence ATGGGAGCCGGAACGACCCTGTCAGCGGCAGTAGGAGCGGGTGGGACAGCAGAGTTCAGTGAGCCGAGTCACCAGACGCCACGGTTACCTCCCACCTGTGGAACAGACGACGCATCCACCACAGCTACAGAGGATCTGGACTTGCTCGAGAGCATCAAAGAAGTCTTGGACGCTGATTCCCGTCCGACTTTTGTTTTGGATCTCGACCCCGACGACCCCCTGCCGATCACTCCCATCGATTCCACCGGCAGCCCCACTGCCAGAGCCAAAGTCCTGCTCCCCGTATTCTGCAACGTTGCCCTGCGACTGTACGAACAACTTTACGATGGCCTCATCGGTCTCGACGCTCAGGGCTTACCGCCAGAGCAAGAGCCTCAGGACGCCTCCTTCGATGAGTTCAAGCGATGGGCCACCGGCGTGACGGCTCATGACGACTCCAAGGACGTCTTTCCACTTTCGTTTCTCTACGGCGACCTCCTCTGGACCGGCTCTACCGTTAGGAAGCGATGGCGCCTCATCAGTGGGAACCGCTTGTGGCGCGCTGCTGAAGTTGCCAGTCCCGTTGGTGACCTGTCCTCTGGAGCACCAGCTGAAGTTGCGACAGGCGGCTTTGTCGCAGAACACAGCCTCAAGGCCGCATCACAAAAAGCGCCACCGTCAGAACGCCCAACAGACACGAGTCTCCCCGTATCAGGAACGACAATAGCCGTTAGGTACTCCAAGCAAAAGTCGGGacggcctcctccaaagtCGTTCTTTTCAACACGACAGACCCCGGCGGGAAGTTCTGACGACACCACAAAATCATCCGCATCCATCACCTTGGCTGCACCAGAGAAGTCAGTGGCCGACTGGACCTGTCCTGAGCCGAGAGGGGTACTCTCAGCTCATCTTCAATATGCCCGGACCGTCAACTGGGCCATCACGCCATTGGGTCCAATGGAGAAATGGTCGCCAGAATTCAAACAGACGGCCAACCTCTGCATGAACAACCCTCACCCGGCCGCTCTGTTCTGGGGCAGCGAGCTGACAATGCTGTACAATGAAGCCTATGCCACCGAGGTGGCTGGCAACAAGCACCCTTCTCTTATGGGCACCGGGTTCAGCGGTCCTTTTTCTGAGCTCTGGGACTACCTTCGCCCCATTTTCGCTGAATGTGCCCGAACAGGGATAAGTGTGCGCAAGGAGGATGATTACTTGCCTATTGACAGGCATGGCCTACTTGAAGagaccttcttctcttgGTCTTTTACTCCGATGTATGGGGGCACCGACCGAATTCTCGGCTTTTACAACGCACCTTTCGAGACAACGAAACAGGTCATCAACCGCCGGAGGATGCATACCATCAACAAAATTGGCGAACGAACAGCCCAAGCCAAGGCTGTTAAGCAATTCTGGAAATTTGTTTTGGAAGGTCTGCAAGACAATGAACGCGATGTCCCTTTTGCGTTGCTCTACTCTGTGggcgatggagaaggcgaagacAACGACCACTCTTCCATGTCTTCAGGCAGCACCATTTCGCTCAAGACATGCCATCTCGAAGGATCCATTGGAGTCCCCGATGGGCACATGGCAGCCCCGACGCATCTTGATCTCAAGCGGAGCCGCGAAGGGTTTGTGCCATCCTTCCGCGAAGCCATGCGCACCAGAGAACCAACCCTGCTTCACACACGAGATGGGACATTGCCGGAAGTCCTCCTCGAGGGTATCAACTGGCGCGGTTTTGGGGATCCCTGCCGGGAAGCTGTCATTTTTCCTGTCCGGCCGACTAATGGGGATGCGGTGCTTGCCTTCTTAGTGTTGGGCGTAAACCCTCGCCGGCCGTACAATGACGAATACAAGGCTTTTACCAGCATGCTTAATCGACAGCTGGCCACCTCTTTGGCATCCGTGATCCTGTTCGAGGATGAGACTCGGCGTAGCAGGGATGCAGCGGAAGCAGCTGCattggagaaggagcagtTGACACAACAGTTGAATTTGCAAGCCAGCAGGTACAGACGCATGACTGAGCTTTCTCCCCTCGGAATGTTTCTCATCAGCCCCGAGGGTGTTCTACGCGAGGCCAACGATCGGTTTTTCGAGATGACGGGCCACACCAGAGATAACAACAGCCAGTACGAGATGTCGTGGCTGGATATCATGGTTGAAGAAAGCGCAAATACGATGAGAGAAGGCTGGGAGCGTCTGGTCAAGGATCACTTGCCTTGGTCGGGAGAGTTGAAGCTAAGGAAGCCGCGGATTAACCCAGCGTTGGAAACGAATGAACCAATGGATTCCTGGGTTTTGTTCAGTGCCCATGCTGAGTTATCTCATGATGGCACGGTGAGATCCGTAATGGGATCCATCACAGATATCTCACATCTCAAATGGGCCCAAGGTTTGCAGAATCGTCGGCTCCAGGAGGCCGAAGAGACAAGAAGACAGCAGAATGAATTCATTGACATCACCTCGCACGAGATGCGGAACCCCCTCACAGCCATTCTGCAGTGTGCCGACGATATTTTATCGGCCTTGGGGGCCGGAGACAATCAATATCAGGGCACAGAAGCGACATATCGAGGAATTGGGAACGCTAGTTCAGTCACCTCACAAACCATTCAGTCCTGTATAGATGCCGCTCAAACCATCGCATTGTGTGTACAGCACCAAAAATCCATCGTGGACGACATCCTTACCATCTCGAAACTGGATTCAAACTTGTTGCTTTTGACGCCTGTCCCCTGTCAACCGAAGCTTCTGCTGCGACGGGCTGTCAAAATGTTTGAGCCCGAGTTACAGGCGAAGAAGATTGAGGTTTCTTTCGACATCCGGGAGACCTCTCTTACCGGACTCAGTGTGGACTGGGTAGCCATGGACCCGAGCCGCGTCCTCCAGGTTCTCATCAACCTTCtcaccaacgccatcaagTTCACTGCGCCTGCCAAAGACAAGAGGCTGATCACAGTTGCATTGGATGCATCTTTGAATCCTCCAGATGCCCGCCTGATCCCCGGGTTTCAGTATGTTCCTGTATCGTTCAAGGCAGCTGCTGGTGGATACGTTGACTCGAAAACATCGGCTCTATCACCGGAGGACGAGATGCCCGATGCGACAGTACCAGTTCCATCCAGCGAGCTATATCTGTATTTCCATGTGCAGGACAGTGGCTGTGGCTTAACGCACGAAGAGAAGCAGATATTGTTTCAGCGATTTAAGCAAGCCTCCCCACGGACTCATGCGCAGTACGGCGGAAGTGGACTAGGATTGTTCATTTCCAAACGACTGGCTGAGCTTCATGGAGGGCAGATTGGAGTGGCGTCGGAAGCAGGGGTGGGGAGTGTCTTTGGTTTCTTTGTCAAGGTGAGGAGAGCCGCCCCCTCTCCTGTATCAcgcgaagaggaggatgcctTCCTCGCAGCGGTTGGGCCAATGGAAAGACACTTGCATCCAGTAGGCGAACGAAATACCTCTTTGCTCAGCAGTGAAGCTGTCAAGCAGGAGGGCAAAGGATATTCTGGAGTTTCTTCCGCCGAATTCAGTTCGGGCGCGAGCCTAGTTGGTTCTATGGCACCCGAGGCAGCACCGGCACGACCGCAGCCATTTTCAAGAATTGCATCCGACGTCTCATCAACATTCGACCCGAAGCAGCTTGATATTTTGGTCGTTGAGGACAACCTCATCAATCAAAGGGTTCTCGTAAGGCAACTCAAACAGTATGGATGCAATACGGTCGGCGTTGCGAATGATGGCTTGGAAGCGCTGGCCTTTCTTGAGAAGACGCACTTTTGTCGGACCTCTGAAGAGAACCCGGGCCAGGATCTATCCGTCATACTCATGGACTTGGAAATGCCCAACATGGATGGCCTAACTTGCGTCAGGGAGATTCGCAAGTGGCAACAGGAAGGAAAGGTGACCAAAGGGAAGCACGTTCCTGTCATTGCAGTAACCGCCAACGTGCGGGACGAGCAAGTGGCCACTGCGAGAAAGAGCGGAATGGACGATGTTGTGTCTAAACCTTTCCGCATCAAGGATCTAATGAAGAAAATCGAAGTGTTGTTGGGGCAGGATTTGGCAGGACCACAGGCACAGCCGGAGCACGCATAA
- a CDS encoding uncharacterized protein (EggNog:ENOG503PF0Q) produces MKKFTTRFLPKPIAKMADIIGTIVTLLETVQSAVTLYQRIDGLPTQMTQLGKRIERLSPFLSRLESFIKKRPAAASSSLYPGQKQDLRQLLDAINGHIKKATDLFERYEKGILSRSHDLEFRARWVSQIWFSLVENSPEKVQAILDDIEYDRGVLSDYLALMAVDKQPDIPSPNLITSPAPKKIIINSPANKHIANSPKKNNLSPSSAPAKRPSPSPSPIPRQDLKVLFVDPYHAERTAIAESLLALFRELTPLYRSNTPWRISTVSSAGFFVKNSSDLVPVISSLNYSYPSWKKDFKPGGPGDVPKPEALKAIFDNKWADYPFKNAIKSQISTRPSVGLTKDVFKKYDYIIVFTKRDHDNMVKLKEAVTAMAKERQRARVLHLGVYLGGEIVYPTLAKGAGEFIEQTNRHEWNKKVAQIKTALKEFLRQEMRWQMPELPGPEKNDGKQIKDTGEKDANGVKNKKTESGKDKVNAAGKAKGKES; encoded by the exons ATGAAGAAATTTACGACAAG GTTCTTACCCAAGCCAATAGCGAAAATGGCAGATATAATTGGCACCATCGTCACTCTTTTGGAAACGGTTCAGTCAGCCGTCACTCTCTACCAGCGCATCGACGGCCTACCCACACAAATGACGCAACTCGGTAAACGAATCGAGCGCCTGAGCCCATTTCTGAGCCGGCTGGAATCTTTCATAAAAAAAAGACCAGCAGCTGCCTCCTCAAGCCTGTATCCTGGCCAGAAACAAGATCTCAGACAATTGCTGGATGCTATCAACGGCCACATCAAGAAGGCAACCGACCTGTTTGAGCGATACGAGAAAGGCATTCTCTCGCGGTCTCATGATCTTGAATTTCGAGCGCGATGGGTTTCACAAATATGGTTTTCCCTAGTAGAAAACAGCCCAGAGAAAGTCCAGGCAATCCTGGATGATATCGAATACGACAGGGGCGTTCTTTCAGACTACCTCGCCCTAATGGCTGTGGACAAACAACCCGATATCCCGAGTCCCAACCTGATCACAAGTCCAGCCCCTAAAAAAATTATCATCAACAGCCCTGCGAACAAGCACATCGCTAATTCCCCAAAGAAGAACAACTTATCACCATCGTCAGCACCAGCCAAacgaccatcaccatcaccatcgccgatACCACGACAAGATTTAAAGGTCCTCTTTGTCGACCCTTATCATGCTGAGCGAACAGCGATCGCCGAGTCTCTCCTTGCCCTCTTTCGGGAGCTGACTCCACTGTACAGGTCAAACACACCCTGGCGCATATCAACCGTCTCGTCCGCTGGATTCTTTGTCAAAAATTCTTCTGATTTGGTACCAGTCATCTCATCCCTCAACTACAGCTACCCATCATGGAAGAAGGATTTCAAGCCCGGCGGCCCGGGCGATGTTCCAAAACCCGAAGCCTTGAAGGCCATCTTTGACAACAAGTGGGCAGACTACCCCTTTAAAAACGCGATCAAGTCGCAAATATCAACTCGCCCCAGTGTAGGCTTGACAAAAGACGTGTTTAAGAAGTACGACTACATCATTGTCTTCACCAAGCGGGATCACGACAACATGGTCAAGCTCAAGGAAGCGGTAACTGCAATGGCAAAAGAGAGGCAAAGGGCACGGGTGTTACATCTGGGAGTGTACTTGGGCGGGGAGATTGTTTATCCAACATTGGCAAAAGGAGCGGGGGAATTTATTGAGCAGACAAACCGGCATGAGTGGAACAAAAAGGTGGCTCAGATCAAGACGGCGTTGAAGGAGTTCTTGAGGCAGGAGATGCGGTGGCAAATGCCAGAGCTACCTGGTCCAGAAAAGAACGATGGGAAGCAAATCAAGGATACCGGGGAGAAGGATGCAAATGGagtcaagaacaagaagacaGAAAGCGGTAAGGACAAAGTGAATGCAGCTGGTAAAGCGAAGGGAAAGGAATCTTAG
- a CDS encoding uncharacterized protein (EggNog:ENOG503P74V) — MCYQLLERYSSCGCYYYRHQVDKCCAHGRAGHIVQQRTILVGHTCADHTSHFEDYGKYGSATPAQKSVKLGYSKQVEESDETGLDQSSQPSIAIPICIVASSLNPESVAKRPGISDDFAWIETPVHYDWEDSDAESRVLDPDSIISVPSTVSSVDPDATETIFHRLLHFQDLQFLWSHTVQLSGSRLKSNHNIARFLKLYAIDLLNLALNTEDRPEKRVKLDTANFVRRSRRDIARRITEAHCKTWTDDSAAANNDIIEDQEIGENIGARRDYDQGDSGPEDEPFDLVTAVAEVFLFETDPVLHLQSNVKAFVNRQCPKVVQQSFWEFMTTKTSNMVSQLRQKPLEDGKTRITWTCKCGRNLYDDFTEIVPGAVKQLEAELRYQNTKQPELEYDNLDAQNTPRSHPNSFARVLFQMWTGTTRIFRKFQYPLLPEHKSSRGNMSLELGNPCTQSSQQAPYTTHLFLLLCVPFLRFATRLAQPEVCQINSDQELFQLLRRQYLIARSGKRWLWGQLRRVQAIDFVKLELYSTQELVDICHSPSLPQDTDPYVYNPQPAEHIPPVGANHLMHLFSHPSHAEPLPILFRRVPKKVDNPLKPCPINGVGLGWSLYLQEGMNWPAMLLYGCIGFGLSLFTAVVWATLVSQGDVQGGFAIGGFMVAFLGFAGGVMAHMNGGNGL; from the exons ATGTGCTATCAGCTTCTCGAAAGATACAGTAGTTGCGGCTGCTACTATTATCGACACCAGGTTGACAAATGTTGTGCGCATGGCAGAGCAGGACATATTGTTCAACAACGTACGATCCTGGTTGGTCACACATGTGCAGACCACACCAGTCACTTCGAAGACTACGGCAAATACGGCTCTGCTACACCTGCACAAAAAAGCGTTAAGCTTGGGTACTCGAAGCAAGTGGAGGAATCGGATGAGACTGGTTTGGATCAGAGCTCCCAGCCCTCCATCGCGATCCCCATCTGCATTGTGGCTTCGTCCTTGAACCCTGAGTCAGTGGCAAAGCGTCCCGGGATATCTGACGACTTTGCCTGGATTGAAACACCAGTCCACTACGACTGGGAAGATTCAGATGCCGAATCAAGAGTCTTGGATCCGGATAGCATCATCTCCGTGCCATCTACCGTGAGCTCCGTCGACCCGGACGCAACTGAGACCATCTttcaccgcctccttcaTTTTCAAGACCTTCAATTCCTGTGGTCACACACGGTGCAACTGTCAGGCTCTCGTTTGAAAAGCAACCACAACATAGCCCGGTTTCTCAAGCTGTATGCTATCGACCTTTTGAATCTGGCCTTGAACACAGAAGATCGACCGGAGAAGCGAGTGAAGCTGGATACCGCTAATTTCGTCAGAAGATCTCGGAGGGATATCGCTCGGAGAATTACGGAGGCTCATTGCAAGACATGGACAGATGACAGTGCTGCTGCAAATAATGACATCATTGAAGATCAAGAAATCGGTGAGAATATCGGTGCAAGGCGAGATTATGACCAAGGTGATAGCGGGCCCGAAGATGAACCCTTCGACTTGGTCACTGCTGTTGCCGAGGTATTTTTGTTCGAAACGGACCCAGTTCTGCACTTGCAGTCCAATGTTAAAGCATTTGTCAACCGACAGTGTCCGAAGGTCGTCCAACAAAGCTTCTGGGAATTTATGACTACCAAGACAAGCAACATGGTGTCACAATTAAGGCAAAAGCCTCTGGAAGACGGGAAGACGAGAATAACATGGACCTGT AAATGCGGGAGGAACCTTTACGATGATTTTACTGAAATTGTGCCTGGGGCAGTCAAACAGCTTGAAGCCGAATTACGataccaaaacaccaaacagcCTGAACTGGAGTATGATAACCTAGATGCTCAAAATACCCCGAGAAGCCACCCAAATTCATTTGCCAGGGTACTGTTTCAGATGTGGACTGGGACAACACGGATCTTTCGCAAATTTCAGTACCCTCTTTTACCAGAGCACAAGTCTTCGCGTGGCAACATGAGCCTCGAACTCGGCAATCCCTGCACGCAGTCGTCACAGCAGGCACCATATACTACAcacctcttccttcttctttgtgTTCCTTTTCTCCGATTTGCAACAAGACTCGCTCAACCCGAGGTTTGCCAGATCAACTCCGATCAGGAATTATTCCAACTCCTCCGGCGTCAGTATCTCATAGCACGTTCGGGTAAAAGATGGTTATGGGGCCAGCTCAGAAGAGTACAAGCCATAGACTTTGTCAAATTAGAGCTGTATTCGACTCAAGAGCTTGTGGACATCTGCCActctccatctcttcccCAAGATACAGACCCGTATGTTTACAATCCCCAGCCGGCAGAACACATACCACCAGTTGGAGCAAATCACCTCATGCATCTGTTTTCTCATCCGTCGCACGCCGAGCCTTTGCCGATTCTCTTCAGACGAGTGCCCAAAAAGGTTGACAACCCACTAAAGCCTTGTCCAATAAACGGGGTTGGGTTAGGCTGGAGCCTGTACCTTCAAGAGGGCATGAACTGGCCGGCTATGCTTCTCTATGGCTGCATTGGGTTCGGACTCAGCCTTTTCACAGCGGTGGTTTGGGCCACACTTGTTAGCCAAGGGGATGTGCAAGGAGGCTTTGCTATTGGGGGCTTTATGGTAGCATTTTTAGGGTTTGCCGGAGGCGTCATGGCGCACATGAATGGTGGGAATGGACTGTAG
- a CDS encoding uncharacterized protein (COG:Q; EggNog:ENOG503NXJJ) has protein sequence MALGGLPLPGPRAYPIVGNVLQIDTSSTLKSLDKFTDQYGEIYRLVLPWGTTAIVTTAALVHEVSDETRFKKPIIADLEQLRNGVPAGMFTTPTEEPVWGIAHRVLTPAFGPVPIQEMFPEMHELAAQLVMKWARHGPEQSIAVSEDFTRLALDTIALCSMNFRFNSYYHDELHPFITAMANFLTESGNRSLKGNFLSSLFFWSSNKYFADIKTLRDIAQSVLDARRANPNGRKDLLSAMLDGVDRKTGEKLDDGAIIDNLITFLIAGHETTSGMLSFAFVMLLKNPETLKKARQEVDEVIGRGPITAEHMKKLPYITAILRETLRLCPTIPSYGVQALEDTVIGGKWAIAKGQVVLLYLARSHRDKAVYGETADEFIPERMLDENFDRLSKEHPGFWKPFGNGQRGCIGRAFAWQEAMVIMAMLLQNFDFKMSDPSYELKIKETLTTKPEGFEMKAKLRHGLTPTELERQLNGSLLEKSTLSKHPHAQATEKGTQLKQLNIFYGSNTGTCEALAQRLAMDAPSHGYNATIIDALDAAANQLPKDNATPVAFITASYEGEPPDNATDFVTWIKDLPDTSSLKGTSYAVFGCGHRDWANTFHKVPRLVYNTLEQKGATPICDLGLTDVSQGEMFTDFEQWEDDVFWPAIKSKYGSAVGGGRQQALEVQFSTPRASTLRQDVEEAVVVEEKTLTKGNGVPKKHLEVQLPEGMTYRAGDYLAVLPVNPKESIDRVMRKFGLAWDSHITVAGGAEGKKTTLPTGVPVPVHEVLGSYVELSQPVTKRGVQTLSNFTSAAADRAALSALSTNPELYTSTIITPRLSLLDILDRYPSISLPFGTFLSLIPPMRVRQYSISSSPLASPSKATLTYTLLSGQSLANPANLFAGVATSYLSALRQGDRLLVSVRQSHSSFHLPSNVETPVVMIAAGAGIAPFRGFIQERAALASQGNKLGKALLFFGCRHPDWDDLYCDELEKWEADGIVKVTRAYSRQNDREYVGDSVLNYKDEVKQLWDNGARVYVCGSRAVGDGVRSALGRVVLGDEAKEGEIAKWFEGVRNVRYAVDVFD, from the exons ATGGCTCTCGGGGGCCTTCCTTTACCG GGTCCCCGCGCATACCCCATTGTGGGGAATGTGCTGCAGATTGataccagcagcaccctcaAGTCCCTTGATAAGTTTACTGATCAATATGGCGAAATCTACCGCCTCGTGCTACCTTGGGGAACAACCGCCATTGTT ACAACAGCAGCCCTCGTCCATGAGGTCTCCGATGAAACACGCTTCAAGAAGCCTATCATTGCTGACCTCGAGCAACTCCGCAATGGCGTTCCCGCTGGGATGTTCACCACCCCGACAGAAGAACCAGTATGGGGTATCGCCCACCGCGTCCTAACCCCTGCTTTCGGGCCGGTGCCCATCCAAGAAATGTTTCCCGAGATGCACGAATTGGCTGCCCAGCTTGTCATGAAGTGGGCTCGCCACGGCCCTGAGCAATCCATTGCGGTCAGTGAAGACTTCACCCGACTTGCCCTCGACACCATTGCCCTGTGTTCGATGAATTTCCGATTCAACTCTTACTATCACGACGAGCTGCATCCTTTCATTACCGCAATGGCCAATTTCTTGACCGAGTCTGGAAACCGATCCCTCAAGGGCAACTTCTTGTCCAGTCTATTTTTCTGGTCAAGCAACAAGTACTTTGCTGACATCAAGACCCTGAGGGACATTGCTCAGTCAGTTCTCGATGCCCGGAGAGCGAATCCAAACGGAAGAAAAGACTTGTTGTCGGCAATGCTGGATGGCGTGGACAGGAAGACAGGCGAGAAGTTGGATGACGGGGCTATCATCGACAACCTCATCACCTTTTTGATCGCAGGCCACGAGACCACAAGTGGCATGTTGAGCTTTGCGTTTGTGATGCTGCTCAAGAACCCAGAGACGCTGAAGAAGGCCCGCCAGGAGGTCGACGAGGTGATCGGTCGAGGACCGATTACGGCCGAGCACATGAAAAAGTTGCCATACATTACTGCCATTCTTCGAGAGACGCTCAGACTATGTCCGACCATTCCTTCGTACGGCGTTCAGGCTCTCGAAGACACAGTTATCGGGGGCAAATGGGCAATCGCCAAGGGTCAGGTCGTTCTTCTCTATCTGGCGAGATCGCATCGAGACAAAGCGGTCTATGGCGAAACAGCTGACGAATTCATTCCTGAGAGGATGCTCGATGAGAATTTTGATCGGCTCAGCAAAGAACATCCTGGGTTTTGGAAGCCTTTTGGAAATGGTCAGCGAGGATGCATAGGGCGCGCGTTCGCCTGGCAAGAAGCCATGGTCATAATGGCAATGCTGCTGCAAAACTTTGACTTTAAGATGTCGGATCCGTCCTACGAGCTCAAGATTAAAGAGACTCTGACCACCAAGCCTGAGGGATTCGAGATGAAAGCCAAGCTGAGGCACGGGTTGACGCCTACCGAGCTGGAGAGACAACTGAACGGCAGCCTTTTGGAGAAGAGCACACTTTCCAAACACCCGCACGCCCAAGCGACAGAGAAAGGGACACAGCTCAAGCAGCTCAACATTTTTTACGGATCCAACACTGGCACGTGTGAGGCGCTTGCCCAGAGGCTGGCCATGGACGCCCCTTCACACGGATACAATGCAACAATCATCGATGCGCTTgatgcagcagcaaaccaGCTCCCCAAAGATAACGCCACCCCTGTTGCTTTCATCACTGCGTCTTACGAAGGAGAACCGCCTGATAATGCCACCGATTTTGTCACCTGGATCAAAGACTTGCCTGAcacatcctccctcaaagGAACCTCTTATGCCGTCTTTGGCTGTGGCCACCGCGACTGGGCCAACACCTTCCACAAAGTCCCTCGTCTGGTCTACAACACTCTTGAACAAAAGGGCGCTACCCCTATTTGCGATCTCGGTCTGACAGATGTTTCCCAAGGTGAGATGTTCACCGACTTTGAGCAATGGGAAGACGACGTGTTCTGGCCTGCCATCAAGTCAAAATACGGTTCTgctgtgggtggtggcaggcAACAGGCTCTTGAGGTTCAGTTCTCAACCCCCCGTGCTTCGACTTTGAGGCAAGACGTCGAGGAGGCTGTagtggtggaggaaaagACTCTGACCAAGGGAAATGGGGTTCCAAAGAAGCATCTCGAAGTCCAGCTTCCGGAAGGCATGACATACCGCGCTGGGGACTATCTGGCCGTGTTGCCGGTGAATCCCAAAGAGAGTATCGACCGGGTGATGAGAAAGTTTGGGTTGGCTTGGGATAGCCATATCACGGTTGCCGGTGGGGCTGAGGGCAAGAAGACGACGCTTCCAACTGGAGTACCAGTGCCAGTCCACGAGGTGCTTGGCTCTTACGTTGAGCTGTCGCAACCTGTCACCAAGAGG GGCGTACAAACACTTTCCAACTTCACTTCAGCTGCAGCCGACAGAGCAGCACTGTCTGCTCTTTCCACGAACCCCGAGCTCTACACTTcgaccatcatcacccctcgGCTATCATTACTGGACATTCTCGACAGATATCCTTCCATCTCTCTTCCCTTCGGCACATTCCTCTCACTCATCCCCCCGATGAGAGTGAGGCAGTACTCGatttcctcttcccctttggCATCGCCTTCCAAGGCTACTCTCACttacaccctcctctccggccAGTCATTGGCCAACCCCGCCAATTTGTTCGCAGGTGTCGCTACGTCGTATCTGTCTGCCCTAAGGCAGGGGGATAGACTTCTTGTCTCTGTCCGGCAATCACACTCGTCGTTCCACCTACCCTCCAATGTCGAGAccccggtggtgatgattgcCGCCGGAGCGGGCATAGCCCCCTTCCGTGGTTTCATTCAAGAGCGGGCGGCCTTAGCATCTCAGGGTAATAAACTTGGCAAAGCGTTGCTCTTCTTTGGCTGCCGGCATCCCGACTGGGATGACCTTTATTGTGACGAGCTTGAGAAGTGGGAGGCTGATGGTATTGTGAAAGTGACAAGGGCTTATAGCAGACAGAATGACCGGGAATACGTCGGTGACAGTGTTCTGAACTACAAAGACGAAGTGAAGCAGCTGTGGGACAATGGTGCAAGAGTGTACGTTTGTGGCAGTCGGGCAGTCGGAGATGGTGTGAGAAGCGCcttggggagggttgtgCTTGGTGACGAggcaaaggagggggagattgCAAAGtggtttgagggggtgagaAATGTCAGGTATGCGGTCGACGTTTTTGACTAG